A genomic region of Dreissena polymorpha isolate Duluth1 chromosome 4, UMN_Dpol_1.0, whole genome shotgun sequence contains the following coding sequences:
- the LOC127877259 gene encoding uncharacterized protein LOC127877259 — MIYNKNDPESSGTSKPGRLGEEVSGIHSKAGTNPVMKVKETKHNATQSNIASATRKTISSDLHKTSSMNISSQKCDPNQLITVNSSKMTTVRMKKDSETCYISGICETATGELLVTDWNNSRIKILDKSLKVTDHCDLPGKPWSTCIIDSSLLAVALNSWEVHFIRLKKTLLGLSSLKLQHDETFKLPHSIMGIYHHQGNLYVTSGTALYHYKIDGRRLMTCDVKKMYEDTKGGMTVTSCAVSADGERIYVVNWKQRQLVTLTRDGNVVSTRKNRALRWGNLVVLPGLHVMDSGQVLICGMESHTILQVDRDGQQRMAAVVTEEDGVHWPISVYYRKNKELLIVGMKDNDNIMLFDKEPLIEELSWSFNKQKT; from the exons ATGATATACAACAAAAATGACCCTGAATCATCGGGCACATCCAAACCAGGCCGGTTGGGCGAGGAAGTATCTGGAATACATAGCAAGGCTGGAACAAACCCAGTAATGAAAGTGAAGGAAACTAAACATAACGCCACACAAAGCAATATAGCTTCAGCAACTCGCAAAACAATATCAAGTGACCTACATAAAACCAGCAGTATGAACATATCATCGCAGAAGTGTGATCCAAACCAACTCATAACGGTGAACAGTAGTAAGATGACTACAGTTAGAATGAAGAAAGATTCAGAGACGTGCTATATATCCGGTATATGTGAGACAGCTACTGGAGAACTCCTCGTAACAGACTGGAACAACAGCAGGATTAAGATTCTGGACAAGTCCCTCAAGGTCACTGACCACTGTGACCTTCCTGGAAAACCATGGTCCACGTGCATCATTGACTCCAGTTTATTGGCTGTTGCTCTGAATAGCTGGGAAGTCCACTTCATCAGACTCAAAAAAACTTTGTTAGGACTGAGCAGTCTGAAGTTGCAACATGACGAGACATTTAAGCTCCCACATTCCATAATGGGTATTTACCACCACCAGGGCAACCTTTATGTTACGTCCGGCACAGCTCTGTACCACTACAAGATTGATGGGAGACGACTGATGACGTGTGACGTGAAAAAGATGTATGAAGATACAAAAGGTGGAATGACCG TCACCTCCTGTGCAGTGAGTGCTGACGGAGAAAGGATATATGTGGTTAATTGGAAACAACGCCAGTTGGTAACGCTAACAAGGGATGGCAACGTGGTATCCACACGGAAAAACCGTGCTCTACGCTGGGGCAACCTGGTGGTGCTTCCGGGCCTCCATGTAATGGACTCAGGACAAGTTTTGATATGTGGCATGGAATCCCACACTATTCTTCAGGTTGACAGGGATGGACAACAGAGAATGGCAGCGGTTGTAACAGAGGAGGATGGTGTTCACTGGCCGATATCTGTGTACTACAGAAAGAATAAAGAATTGCTTATTGTGGGAATGAAGGACAATGACAACATTATGTTGTTTGACAAAGAGCCACTGATTGAAGAGCTTAGCTGGagctttaacaaacaaaaaacataa